Genomic segment of Clostridiales bacterium:
AACTCAGATCTACCTTACGGATCGTGAGCAGAAGGCGGTCAAGGCGATCGCGCGACGCCTGGGCACGACCCAGAGCGAAGTGATTCGCACAGCAGTCGACCGGTTCATCGACCGCGAGAGTTCGGCGGGTCGGCTCGATTTGATT
This window contains:
- a CDS encoding ribbon-helix-helix protein, CopG family, which encodes MRRTQIYLTDREQKAVKAIARRLGTTQSEVIRTAVDRFIDRESSAGRLDLIRSAKGLWRDRQDLLDADALRSEWDRLDAGADRS